The genomic interval ACGATCGCGCCCCGGCCGGCGACGATCTCAGTGACGGCATTCGTGAAATAGGGGGAGTTTCCGCCGCCGACGTAGATCTCGACCACGGTCGCCTGCGAGCCTTCCTCCGCGATCACGAGATTGCGCGGGTGCGAGACGCCCGGCCGGTCGTCCGTCGTCCAAGACACGTAACAGACGTGGATCGGCTTCGTGACGACGACGCCCTTGGGAATATAAATGACGGCCCCGTCGTTCAAGAACGCCGTGTTCAGGGCCACGAAGGCGCGGTCTCCGAACTCCGCGGCCGTTCCAAGGACCCCGGCCACCAGGTCGGGACGGTTCTTCAACACGGAGGCGAGACTTCCGGCGACCACACCGGACGCGAGACCTTCGACGGCCGACAGCCGCGGCGAGTAGTGACCGTTGACGAACACGAGGCGGACCGCGTCGCGCGGGCAGAAGGCGCTCCGTTCCAAAAAATCGCTTTCGATCCGTCCGCCGTGGTCGTCTCGGGCCGCCGGCGCAAACGGGACGTCCTGGAACCCCGCCAGGCTCGTGTAACGCCATTCCTCGCTCTCCGTCGTCGGCAGCCCCAGGGCGGCAAAACGGTCGATGGCGCCACGGCGCATCGGCGCCAGCCACGACGGCCCGTCTTTCCGGTCTTCGAACTGCCTGAGAAATTGCTCCTTCATGTTCATGCGCTCGCCCCGCCGGGTGCGGACTCCAACCATCCGTAGCCTTTTTTCTCCAGATCGAGGGCCAGGGACTTGTCGCCGGACTTGACGATCCTGCCGTCCTGGAGGACGTGCACGAAATCCGGGACAATGTAGTCCAAGAGACGCTGGTAATGGGTCACGAGCACGACCCCCCGGTCGCGGCTCCGCAGGGCGTTGACGCCCTTGGCGACGACCTTCAGGGCGTCGATGTCGAGCCCCGAGTCGATCTCGTCCAGGATCGCGAGCTTGGGGTCCAAAACCGCCATTTGGAGGATCTCGTTCCGCTTCTTTTCCCCCCCGGAGAAGCCCTCGTTCACAGACCGGGAGAGCAATCCCTCCTCGATCTCCAGGAATTTCATCTTTTCCTTCACGAGCGCGAGGAACTCCATGGCGTCGACCTCCTCCAGGCCACGGTGCTTGCGCTGGGCGTTCAGGGCCGCTTTCAGGAAATAGACGTTGCCGACGCCCGGGATCTCGATCGGATACTGGAAGCCCAGAAAGACGCCTTCGCGCGCGCGGTCCTCGGGGGTCATGGCGAGGAGGTCCTTGCCTTGATAGAGGACCTGACCCTTCGTGACTTCGTAATTCTCGCGCCCGGCCAAGACCTGCGCGAGCGTGCTCTTGCCGGAACCGTTCGGGCCCATGATGGCGTGGACCTCGCCCGGGTTGACCTTGAGGCTGATGCCGCGGAGGATTTCTTGGCCCGCGACGTTCGCATGAAGATTTTTAATTTCGAGCATCGTCATATCATCCAACGCTCCCTTCCAAACTGACGCCGAGCAATTTTTGCGCTTCCACCGCGAATTCCATCGGCAATTCCTTCAAGACCTGCTTGCAGAACCCGTTGACGATCATCGAGACGGCGTCCTCCGCCGAGATCCCGCGTTGCTTGCAGTAAAAGAGCTGGTCCTCGCCGATCTTGGAGGTCGAGGCCTCGTGCTCCAGCTGCGCCGTGCTGTTCTTGACCTCGATGTACGGGAACGTGTGGGCCCCGCACAGGTCGCCCATGAGGAGGGAGTCGCACTGCGAATAATTGCGCGCGTTTTCCGCCCCCTTCTGGATCTTGACCAACCCCCGGTAGGTGTTCTGGCCGTGGCCGGCGGAGATGCCTTTGGAGACGATCGTCGAGCGCGTGTTCCTGCCGATGTGAATCATCTTCGTACCGGTGTCCGCCTGCTGGTAGTTGTTCGCGACGGCCACCGAATAGAACTCGCCGACGGAGCCGTCGCCGAGCAGGATGCAGCCGGGATACTTCCAGGTGATGGCGGAGCCGGTCTCGACCTGCGTCCACGAGATCTTCGAATTCCTGCCGGCGCATTTCCCGCGCTTGGTCACGAAATTGTAGATGCCGCCCTTCCCGTTCTTGTCGCCGGGGTACCAGTTCTGGACCGTCGAGTATTTGATCTGG from bacterium carries:
- the sufC gene encoding Fe-S cluster assembly ATPase SufC — encoded protein: MLEIKNLHANVAGQEILRGISLKVNPGEVHAIMGPNGSGKSTLAQVLAGRENYEVTKGQVLYQGKDLLAMTPEDRAREGVFLGFQYPIEIPGVGNVYFLKAALNAQRKHRGLEEVDAMEFLALVKEKMKFLEIEEGLLSRSVNEGFSGGEKKRNEILQMAVLDPKLAILDEIDSGLDIDALKVVAKGVNALRSRDRGVVLVTHYQRLLDYIVPDFVHVLQDGRIVKSGDKSLALDLEKKGYGWLESAPGGASA
- the sufD gene encoding Fe-S cluster assembly protein SufD yields the protein MVGVRTRRGERMNMKEQFLRQFEDRKDGPSWLAPMRRGAIDRFAALGLPTTESEEWRYTSLAGFQDVPFAPAARDDHGGRIESDFLERSAFCPRDAVRLVFVNGHYSPRLSAVEGLASGVVAGSLASVLKNRPDLVAGVLGTAAEFGDRAFVALNTAFLNDGAVIYIPKGVVVTKPIHVCYVSWTTDDRPGVSHPRNLVIAEEGSQATVVEIYVGGGNSPYFTNAVTEIVAGRGAIVDHYKLQQENGNACHLRSLDVRQDADSRVSTLSVSLGAGLSRNEDRTVLDAEGAECALNGLYMVTGRQHADNQTSIDHAKPHGTSSELYKGILAGQSTGVFNGKIVVRPGAQKTVARQTNKNLLLSNEALVNTKPLLEIFANDVKCNHGATIGRLDDSQVFYLRSRGLGEAHARSLLTYAFASDLVGRVRVPSLQQGLEKWIFRRLLAGEIPSGVSGGVSGT